Genomic window (Zingiber officinale cultivar Zhangliang chromosome 2B, Zo_v1.1, whole genome shotgun sequence):
TCCTCTCTCCGTAGCATGTTTAGAATGTTTCCTCAACCAGTGATCATCAATGTTATCCTTCGATAAGTATGCTTATTGTACATGTTTATCAAATAGATTCACGTTAATAGATCAAAAGACTTGTAAACGTCAAGGATCGATGCACATTTATCCACGGGATCGACAGATTTAAAGCTCGAGCAAACCATACAACACTTCCATATGAGAACACAacagaattttaagtttttaacaaTGTCTGAACACGAAATAAACTACCGCCTCATCCAAATTGTAGAGAAGCTCGCCGATGTCAGATCCATGTTGCTACTAAATTTTGTTACAAATGAGTACACTGAAACTATGGAAAAAAATAACAAACGACAGCCAATGGGGGGAGAAATAAACAAATACATTTGAATGTATGTGCTAACCCTATTGATCATATTTTGGGGGGTCTTAGAACATTCCAGTCAAGTTTTCCCCGTTTCTGTTGCTTAAGAGAACCTGTTCTATTGTTAGAGGATGACTGTTTACCTTGGTCACTATAGATTGTAAGCATCTCCTCAGGAGTTGTGTTGTCGCTATCCACTTCAGGTTGCTTCCTCTTGAGGCCAACGTCTGAACCATTGTTTGATCTTCCTATTCTCGGCTCCCTGGAGCCTATGGCCGTGGCTTCACCTACTCTGCATCAGCAAAAAAACACGAAGCTACTGATTTTATTCATAGAGAAACAAAAAAAGCACCATCAAATGCCGATCTCAAGTCCGGATGgaaaaaaaagagtttaaaattcaattagatCCTGAGTCTTGACCATCAGTATAAAAGAATGCAAATCTTATGAGCATGAATCTCAATGGTACTCAATCGGAGGATACCATCCATACTACATGTCCTAAATTATTTTCGATGAGTAAAAATGACTGGAGTTCATTTTACGACTTCGAACGGCTATCCGACTCTGTTATGTTTGAAGCTTCATTACAAATGCATGATGTAAAATCAAAATATCCGTGAGCACCAGAGCCTATGAATTCCTTCGTTCATGGAGATATTCTGAGCACTGTTTGTTCTGATTGAACATTACACAAATAAATTGAAAGAAGTTTTACAGAGACTTCTAGCAAACAAATTTCTAGGTCCTTATTAATAATTTTACCAAAGACACAGCAGAAAAAAAAAGACAATGAAATAGTTGACAAAAAAATAGCAAATGCAGAACTGAGAAGTATGAAATGGAAAGACCAAGATTAAAACCTAGATGAATCTCCATAGCTATTTGAAGCAGTAGCAACATTTTGTTGGTTATTTGCAGCCTCTTCATTTAGTTTCTGCAAAGAGAAAACCTTTAAGCAAGGTAGTGAAAGGCCTAGAACTTGACAACATGTTTATATATATACTGTAACTCACATCTATTGAGGGATTGAAACTCTGAAAGGACATCCGACCTTTTAAAGCTCCTGGATGAGGATCACCTTCCATTATAACAATGCTGTGGGAAGAAATATGAAGTAGAAGTGGATCTTCAAAATGTTAAATAAAGAGGATGACGGTACATCAAAAATATGGATAACTCAACCTCAGAAATGAATAAGTAAATATAGTAAGTCCTGAAGACTAGAGAGCATAAATACCTTAGAGCGACcagaattaaacaaacaaaaaggtTAGAATGACTATAATCAAAGTATGATGGAAATATATAGTTAACTAATGAATTGGAATAATATACAACTAGCTATTATAATGCCATAAGTCACATTATCTGAAAGCATGTTTAATCATTTCATTATTGATGAATTCTAAAAGAATAATTATTCCTAGCCTCCTGCATCTAACTAGGAGATGAGACAAATACCAGTTCCGACAGAACTGTTATTCCTTCATAATAGTGTTCAGCTATCTCTTTTATCGTTTTAGAAATACTTATCTATTCCTTTTGTCAGTCTCAGAAATATTTATTCTGATATGACCTAAAGTTACATTTTGATCTTACCAGACATGGGAATGGGAACACATGAGAATGAGAACAGAGCATCAATTCCATGCACAAAAGCAAACCAAACTAAGAAGGATAGTGTTATTCTCTTCCTATTCTATTCTACTCTCCAACTATTATATTGTGTCAATTTCATTTCATAAATGAAACATATTATAAAATAACTAATATCATATGTTACACTTATCCATACTTAAATAGCAAGTCGTTTCACTAACTTTGCCAGCACAACTAGCATACACTAATAGTGAGAGTTACTTCAATAAAATTAAAGCAACATTAACCAACAAGACATTATTAAAATTTTCAGCAATGTAACATGCCCAAACGATTGCATCATCTCCATCCAATGACATAAGAATTATGAAAAGCTTAAGTAAATGAATTAGTGTGATGGGAATCCTTGCGAGCCACTCAAACTATCATCATAAGTTAATTATTAGCCTAGTTGGCTAGAGGGTGCTAGACTTGTTACAATGGGGCAAGGGATCAATTTCCAGCGGCACATGCCTAGGAAAAAAAAATCCTCTCACTTTGACCAACTCGGCTATAAGTTGACCCTGTGATTTACCACCATTCACATAACCTGGGGACATACTGTGAGGGGCACTTGGGATGAGCGTAATTACCTTTtgctataataaattaattattagCCATTATTTGCATCAAAACTTGAACTTCATCCATCAAAACCTTGCAAGATATAGTAGATGGGAAGAGGAGATGACATCAAATACTGACAGGTAAGTCTAGCTCCAGTTTAGTCAAAAGTACAAGGTGCTACAATCTTGTCTAATGTCTAATCATAGACGACCAAATGAACTTAAAGTAGCATAAAATTTTCACAGACGGGGAAAGTTCCTGGGTGATGTAACTATCATTTTCTGCAATGAGAGATGCAAGGTCATAGCTTACGTTATCTGGGGAGGACACTAACTTATTTTCACATTCTTTTCCCTATTATGCTATTTTTTCACCAAAATTAAACTGCTACCATCATGCATGCATAAATTTATAGACAAAAGTCAGTCAATATACTACATCATGCATGCATAATATAAAAGTATATGTCACTAACTtgaaatttgaaaaggaaaaacATAATTGTAATGTCACTGTTTTGTTTATTGTCTACTGATATTTTATTCATGAAGGAATACTTCAATAATTATAGAGGAATAACTATAATACAGTTCTGCTTGATGAAAAGCTCGACACCTCTTGTATCATGAGCAATTATTGGATCAGTTTTGTTACAAAAGAAGCTACAATATCATCACAATCTGAGTCAGCTAAATGAACCTTTAACCACCACCAAGCTTTATTTAAGCCAATATCACCAGTGGAATTATGGTATACTAGAACTGCTCTCAGCCCTCTTCAATCTCAGAAACAA
Coding sequences:
- the LOC122045359 gene encoding uncharacterized protein LOC122045359; translated protein: MANRQLSSTLKNLKFMQRASLKEDKVKEVEKDKPLANFDVVPAPARRCIVIMEGDPHPGALKGRMSFQSFNPSIDKLNEEAANNQQNVATASNSYGDSSRVGEATAIGSREPRIGRSNNGSDVGLKRKQPEVDSDNTTPEEMLTIYSDQGKQSSSNNRTGSLKQQKRGKLDWNVLRPPKI